CCCACCTGGACTGGAGTCGAAGCAGGCGCTGGACGGGCTGGGGACTAGGTTTCTCCGGGAGCGGGAGGCGTGGCGCGCGGCGGGTATCCTCCGGCTTGGCGGGCGCGCTCGCGCACCAGGGCGAGGATGTTCTCGCAGGTGGGCATGGGCTTGCCGGTGAGCTGGCCCAACTCCACGACGGCGCCCAGCAGTGCGTCGATCTCCATGGGGCGTCCGCGCTCCAGGTCCTGGAGCATGGACGTCTTGTGTGCGCCGACCTGGGCCGCGCCCTGGATGCGCTGATCCACGTCGATGAGGAAGCGCGTGCCCAGCGTCTCCGCCACGGCCTGGGCCTCCAGCATCATCGTGCGGGCCACGGCGCGCAGGTCCGGCTGGCGGGAGAGGACGTCGAGCGTCGCGCCGGTGAGCGCGGACAGCGGGTTGAACGCGAGGTTGCCCCAGAGCTTCACCCAGATTTCATCGCGGATGCGCGGGCGCACGGGCGACTTGAGCCCGGCCTTCATCATGAGCTGTGACAGGGCCTGCACGCGCGGGCTCTTGCCGCCGTCGGGTTCGCCCAGCGTCACGCGGTCGTTGTACGTGTGCACGATGACGCCGGGCGAGACGACCTCCGCGGCCGGGTACACCACGGTGGCGATGACGCGCTCGGGAGGCAGGGTGCGCAGGATGATGCCGCCGTGGTCCACGCTCTCGACGTGGCGGCCCGCGTACGGGCCTTCGAGTCCGTGGAAGTACCAGTAGGGCACGCCGTTGATGCCGGTGACGAGCGCCGTCTCCGGGCCCAGCAGCCGGGCGATCTGGGGCGCCGCGGCGGGCAGGGCGTGGGCCTTGAGCGTGAGGAAGACGTAGTCCTGCGGGCCCGCGTCGTCGGGCGAGTCCGTGCAATGCGGATGCACGGTGACCGTCTCGCCGCCGCTGGTAAGCGTGACGCCGTGGGCGCGCATCGCGTCCAGGTGGGCGCCTCGCGCGATGAAGGTCACGTCCGCGCCGGCCTGGAGCAGCTTGACGCCCAGGAAGCCGCCGATGGCGCCCGCGCCGAAGATGGCGATCCTCATGACGTGAGCCCCAGCCGCTCCGCGAGCCCGATGCGCTGCACCTTGCCGGTGGGGCCCTTCGGCAGCTCCGTGAAGAAGACGATGCGGCGGGGCACCTTGAAGTCCGCCACGCGTGAGGCCACGAAGTCGCGCAGCTCGCGCTCGGTGGGCGTGTGGCCTTCGCGAAGGACGACGGCGGCGGCCACGTCTTCGCCGAGCTTGGGGTGGGGCAGGGCGAACGTCACGGCCTGCTGCACGGCGGGATGATCCAACAGCACGGTGTCCACCTCCAGCGGGCTCACCTTCTCCCCGCCGCGATTGATCAGCTCCTTCAGCCGTCCGGTGAGCCGCAGGTAGCCCTGCGCGTCGAGCGTCCCCTGGTCGCCCGTGCGGAACCATCCGTGCGTGAAGGCGCGCGCGTTGGCCTCGGGGTTGTTGACGTAGCCGGACATGACGTTTGGGCCGCGGATGACCACTTCGCCCATCACGCCCGGGGGCAGCAGCGCGCCTGCTTCGTCCATGATGGCGACCCGAGGCCCGGCGGCGAGCCCCACCGAACCCGCGTACCGGGGACGCGGCGGCAACGGGTTGGAGGCCATCTGGTGCGCGGCCTCCGTCATGCCGTAGCTCTCGATGACGGGCACGCCGAAGACGCGCTCCAGCTCCGCC
The sequence above is drawn from the Corallococcus sp. NCRR genome and encodes:
- a CDS encoding 2-dehydropantoate 2-reductase — encoded protein: MRIAIFGAGAIGGFLGVKLLQAGADVTFIARGAHLDAMRAHGVTLTSGGETVTVHPHCTDSPDDAGPQDYVFLTLKAHALPAAAPQIARLLGPETALVTGINGVPYWYFHGLEGPYAGRHVESVDHGGIILRTLPPERVIATVVYPAAEVVSPGVIVHTYNDRVTLGEPDGGKSPRVQALSQLMMKAGLKSPVRPRIRDEIWVKLWGNLAFNPLSALTGATLDVLSRQPDLRAVARTMMLEAQAVAETLGTRFLIDVDQRIQGAAQVGAHKTSMLQDLERGRPMEIDALLGAVVELGQLTGKPMPTCENILALVRERARQAGGYPPRATPPAPGET